The following DNA comes from Cuculus canorus isolate bCucCan1 chromosome 7, bCucCan1.pri, whole genome shotgun sequence.
CCACTGCAGCAAGGCACGTCTGTTTGAAGTTCCAAGCAGAATTAGGAGAAAGCCCAGGGTTCCTCTGTTCACCTTGAGGCTACAATTCCAGTCTTGACACTGCTAATGTAAACTTCCAATAACAACAGCACAGTAATTCCCAGTTTGAGCCAGCACGGCTGAGGCAGGAGCTTTACACAAAGGCAAGATCCTGACTGGCACCCAGCTCCTCACTGGTCCGTGCCCTCCTCACAGCTATGGCTTCCTAACTGAGGAATGCTACTAGCCTACCTGGGCACCCGTGGccctcaaagccttctccaaAGAGTTAGGCGGCAGAGACAGAGTTCCTCCAACAACCTCGAGCCATTACAGCCTCCATCTGCCCTTCCAACTCCGCCTGGAGGGCAGAGGCTGGCTCCCTGCTCACCCCTTCCCAGGGCTGGGGATTTGCTTTGTCCCAGCACCTCCAACAAAGATCATCCACAGCAGCCAAAGATTCAGGACAGTCACGCTGACCAGGTGGAGCCTCTAAGAACAGGAATGGAATCTACAATGGTCCACGGCAAATGTAGCCACCCTACAGCTACAGGTCACCCTTCTCAAATGCTCTCAtggctttttcctcttcaggtggatccagaaagaaaaccctTCTCCCTCACACACCCGAAGTTATATTTTGTACATATACAGGTGTCATATAAAGGTCAAATATATTATACGTATACGAAAACTGCACTATTCTAAAGGGCTTCAGCCCTTACTCTGAGATTTCTACCCTGTAATTAAAAGACCTTGTTCTAACTTCTCTGttacagcttgaaaaaaaaaaaattcagtcagGTACGCGTCAAAGAACAGCGTGTAATCCTAACAGGTAGGAAACACATAAACCCACTGCCAACAGGATTACACCAACTGCCCAAACTGCCAAAAGACAAATCAAATCCAACTACCGTTGAGTTAGTATTTTTTGTGAAGTCTCTTATAATAAACCACTTAAGCCTCTGAAGTCACACAGGAGCATCTTCTCTCCCAGAGCAGGCTTTTTAGGCATTCAATACAGCCTTCCCCAAAAGATTTCATATCAACAAACGCATAAAATAGATTGTTTTATTAGCAGCAAAATGAACGATATATAAACCTGTGAGgtgctttttccccttcatcaATCAGTTgattagttatttttaattaaaagaggaAGGTCTGATTGAAGAATTTTGAGCAATAGTCCTTTCCACTtcactgttttctgtggttCACACACTGCATTCATAAACTATTATTAGGACACATTTAGTAAACCCGGTTTTAATCAAGCAGCCTTTTGGCTAGATCCAGCTTTCAAGCTTGAGTTACCCATCTGCGCACCGATCTCTGTAAGCACGGAGAAGCACATTAATTGGCTATTAGTTCAGTTTTCAGCTACACATTCTACTTTTTAGGGAAAACTAACTGGTTCACACAAAAGTAATGCCTCATTTTGCCAGGGTTCCGTTAAGTTTGCTTGAAGCCTTGATAAAGATCCAAAAGCCACCATGATGGGGTAAAAAGGGTTTGTTTGCCAAACCAGTGGGTTGTATATCAGGCTTACTGTTACAGCTGCACTAAGTGATCTAAAGGATCCTATTTTTTAGGCAGTATGTCCCACTAAATACAAACCTAACTTCTGAAGCATACAAGTCCCAGTAGCAATACACAAGGAACTcagagaaaatttatttttaaaattgaggGAAAAAAGTCTGGTCAACTTCCAACTCTTGTCTGGTATCCGTTCTCTTAAATAAACCCTGGTAAAGTCTTACATCCCCTAATCCAGTCCTCTATCTGCTTCTGAAGTGCAACACTTCACTCCATGGTACGGTTCCTAGGCACCCACCCAACACCACGGCGTAGCCGTCTCTGCCAAGAGACACCCCTGAGCCGACAGCCCCGAGCTACCCTACAAAGGAGCAAACGCAAACACATCACGGGTACACAACACAGCAACTCAGACTTTGTCCTTCGGGCTTCCATGAGAGCACAGAAAAATCAGTGCCTAAACAGACTTAAGAAACCCCACACACATTCACACAACCAACACGATGCTTAGCTAGTGGATGGTGGACAAACAGACAACAGTGATGCTCTCAAAAAGCAGACTGAAACCCTCTATCTGCAAAACACACATCGGATCAGTACTCACCTTTGAGAGGTTTAGGAGGTTGCTCCCATTTTCACAAAGGTATTAGACACgttcatattttttccaaacGCATGTCTATGTTGTCATTtgaaaagtgcagaaaaagTACTCGGTATCAGGATGTGAAGAGTTGCACTACCGACCTACAAATAGTGATTTACGCCAGCCTCGTCTGACTCCAAGTATCTCTTTACTCATCTATGGTCTTTCTCTTGAAAACGAGGTATGAATAACTACAGTCACTGTGCCTTCCGGAGGGTGCCGTGAGGGGCTCGCCGTACCAACAGCCGCTGAAGCAGGAGCGGAGGGGCAGCAGTCCCCAATCCAGGAGTGACCTGCCTCAAATTTGTGACCTGACAACAGGTTTAAAGCAGGATGGATTTCCACACTATTACTGCACGTGCTGGGCTACGGATGCAGCCAGACTcgctcctgctgcagcaccaaTGCGTTCCCGCTGCCTCCTTAGGCACCTCATTTCCATTATGTGATTGACGAACCATGCAGATTGGGCTctgctgggaagcaggaggagagagcaTCTTTCAGAGAGAACCGAATTTGGAAGAGGTACAGGGCAAGGAACAGTTTGCATTCATTCCCAGCTTGCTACGTGGGATCTTGAGAACATTTCCTTTACCACTTCAACTCTACAAgctgactttatttttaaatctctctttttccacAGTTTCCAGctatcagaaagcaaaacagctcccagacaaagtgaaaaacataTTCAGTTAACCCGCAGCCTCCCCAAAGAGCAGTGCGAGGATTCTGCACGTCACAAACCTTCTCCCAtcgcggggggggggggggggaaacaaaTCGGGAAATGTTTCCACCTTAACTTTTAAGGATGAGAGGCGGGAGCACCTGCCGAGCTCCCCCCGCCGCCGGTGGGGTCTAAACGAGCCGGTGTGGATGGATTCGCACCACCCCACCACTCGTTCCAATTGACATAATGGCAAACGCTTAAAGACACAAACGCTCCGCAAAGCAAAGGTCCCCCCGGGACGCCACCCCTacgcctctctctctctctttctcccaaAGGCGATGCCGTTGCTCCCCAGGCTCCAACTCCACCAAGTTAGCGCCATGCTCCAAACGCACAGCTCCGAGCGGGCacggggaaagaaaaacaaacccccgGGGTGTGTGAAAGGCCCGCCGGGAGCCCCAGGGCCCCGCAGGGCACCCCAGCGCCTCGGGAGGGGGCACCGCTCCGGCAGCGCTGCGCCTCCCGAACCCGCGGGggacggcggcggcggcgccgcaGGAGCGAATACCGACTGCTCCGGTTCCTTCACCCGTCACCCTATGCAGACGTTCGACCCGAAACGCCGCGTTTCTGCCGCCCTTCGAATTAACCCTACGCTTTTAAAGCCGCACCGCCCGAGGTCCCCGTTTCTCCTCTGCCGGGGAGGGGACGGTGCCGCGTCCCCGGGAGGAGACCACGGTGCGGATCCCCCCCCCGAGGCTCAGCGGGAGGTGCCCGGGCCGGGGCAGCCGCAGGAGCACCCCCGACACCCCGTCCCCGCCCCGCACTCACCCCCTTCCACCGGGAAACTTCGGGGCCGCCGCGAGGCCGGGGCCGTGTGGGAGAACTTCGGGAGAGCTGTGGCGGCGGTTCCTCCTCGCGGTCCCTCCCGCGGCCCCGGGGGCGCTCAACGCCGCCTCCCCGCTCCGCGCCTTACGAATCGGCggagagagagacagggagggggaccggggtgggggagaagggagggagaaagagcgTCGGCGAAGGCGCCGGGCATCCCTGCGCCGCCCTCCCCCGGGAGGGGGCCGGCAGCTCCGCATCGCCGACACGCTCCGCACAGCGACCGCCCGCTCCGCCCGTTCCTTATCCCCACATGCCACCTGTAGGCCTGTCTATTCCGAGCCGATTCCTCAGTTCCCACCGCCGGAACGCGGCTCGGGGCAGTGACCGGGCTGCCCCGCTCCCCGCGAGGGTCCCTGCGCCCCGGGGTGCCCCGACTGCAGCTCCTACCTCGGCGCACGAGCTCCAAAGGGGCTCAGCCCCCAGGGACcgcgggaaggggggggagagcCCCCAGGGACcccgggaaggggggggggggaagaccccccagggaccccgggaagggggggggggggagaccCCCCAGGGACCCCGGAAGGGGCGGCGGCAGCTAACGCCGCTGGGTTCGAACGCGAACCCTCCCCCCGATCCCCGGGGCGGGGCAGCACGGACACGCCTGTGCCCCAACACACCTGGAACAGCTTTCCCCAGCAGCGCCAGCCGGGAAACGCGATTCCCGAGTTACCAAACTCCCCTCCTGCCTTCAAACGGGGCTCACCTGAACCCATTAAATTCCAGCAGCTAAACCGCCACCGCCTTTCATAAAACCTTTGGAAGAGAATAACCCCAGATCTTTCAAGTGAGGAAGACTATGTAAATCTTTGCTGTCTCAACATCATCTCAGATCCCAACGTTAAGGTAGACTTATGGACCGCAAATTGTCCGCATAGCAGCTGAATAAACCCCGAGTTTCGTAAGGACGCTAATAATTAAAGCAGCTTTCGGAAGGACTGGGGCCGCGGGGTTCGAGGCGAGGCGCCCCCGGGCTGACGAGGCGGGACCCCAACCCCTCCCCTGGACGGCACCACCCGCGGACCCCTTCCCGCGGCACTGCGGCTCCCCCGGGCGGGGAGACAGGAGGATAAGGTCCTCCGACCGGGCACGGGGCTTCTCCGTCCCGTCCCACGGCCTCCCACAGCGTCCCATCTCAAAGCATCCCACGGCATCCCACGGTCCCGTGGCGCCTCGTCCCGTGGCGTCCCACAACGTCCCATCCCACAGCATCCAATGGCATCCCGTGGCGTCCCGCGGCATCCCGTCCCGTGGCATCCTGACCCATGGCATCCCACAGCATCCCGTGGCCCCGCGGCATCCCGTCCCACGGTCCCGTGGCATCTCACGGTCCCGCAATATCCCGCGGCACCCCTTCCCGAGGCACCCCCCAGCATCCCGTCCCGCGGCACCCCCTCCCGCGGCACCCCCTCCCAAGACACCCCTCAGCATCCCGTCCCGCGGCACCCCTTCCCGAGGCACCCCCCAGCATCCCGTCCCGCGGCACCCCCTCCCAAGACACCCCCCAGCATCCCGTCCCGCGGCACCCCCCCCCAAGAAACCCCCCAGCATCCCGTCCCGCGGCACCCCCTCCCAAGACACCCCTCAGCACCCCGTCCCGCGACACCCCAGGATCCCCCAGCGCCCCGTGGCCCCACGGCGTCCACCGCGCCCTCACCTCCTCCCGGCCCGGGGCCGTCCCGCCGTGTCCCCGCCCGCAACGCCGGAGCGGCGGGCGCCGATCGCGGCCGATTGTGCCCCCCTGGCGGCCCGGGCGAACTGCAGCCGCCTCCCCGCAGAGCCCCCCCCCAGAAAAAGATCGCAGGCTCCGCCGATTTTTTGCCTCCTTGGGGTAACAACACCCGCCGGAGTCTCCAATAGAGAGAAGCGACGGCCGCGGGGCCGGAGCGGGGCAGGATTTCAGCAAGTGGAAATGAATATGAATTCCAGCAGCCGAAGGGGAGGCGGTGCGGGAGGCGGTGCGAGGCGGTGCCAGCCCGCTCCCAGCCCGCTCCCAGCCCGCTCCCAGCCCGCTCCCAGCCCGCTCCCAGCGCTGTGCCGGGACTGCCGCCGGCTGCCTTCGCCCCTTTGGCAGCCAGAGGTGTTTGTAAAGCGCCCGCTGCCCTCCCGGAGGGGTCATTTGCTTTAAATGCAGGTGTTTCCTTAATACACCAGCTTTGCAGGCTTAAATGTGACATTCTTTGCGAACGAAGGAAACCCCCGGAGAGGCCGGACCCGCGGAATCGGGGACTCGCCCCGTATCAGAGATTAAACTTTTAATGGCCCACGGTGACATTTCTCCCCTGCCTTTGGGGGAACACTGCCGTGAGCCCACGGGCGATGCGCCAGGGCAGCCCCACGCTTCCGCTCAGCAcaaaaaaccaataaaatcCCAAGGAGACTGAGGTTGGCCAGAATCCAACCACCCCAATACCGCTTCTCTTCCCACCGCACGTGCTCGGTGAAAACACGAGTAGGGCACAGCTCAGAAAATCAGTTTTTGTCctgttagcttttttttccaggtctgACTTAAAAAGCCGGTCTCCCGCGGGAAACCAACTCTGGTTACCACCACTCACTTTTTCCTAGGCTGGGTTTAGCGTGAGTCGATTCCACGATCTCATTTCTCACAGCAGTCCCACGGACAGACCATTGCAGtggtgcagctgcagagagcaagggCAAATGACACCGGTCAGACTACGGGATGGCAGCTATTTAAAGTGGCTCTACTAGCAAAAAAAGTTCCCTGAGCTCCCAAGCCACATACTTCTGCTCTTTTCCATGCAGTAACTTTGCTTGACCCCACGGCATGCCAGTTAGGCCGATTttggctgggacagagttaattttcttcacagtagccaGTATGGGGCCACATTCTGGGTTCGTGCTGGAAACAGGGTTGATAACACACAGTTTTAGTCACTGCTGAGCAGGACTTACACACGGTCAAAGCCTTTTCTGTGAGCAGGTTGGGGGCAGAAGGAGTcgggaggggacacagctgggatgGCTGATGCCAACTGAGCCCAGGGATGTTCCATACCACAGGACGTCATGCTCAGCACATAAAAACTGGGGGAGGCAGAAGGCAGGGGCAGGCATTTGGAGTGatgccatttttcttcctaagtaCCATGATATTTGATGGATTGCTGCTTTCCTGGCGATgactgaacacctgcctgccgATGAGAAGTGGGGAAATTAattgcttgttttgctttgcctgtCTGTGCGGCTTTTGCTTTCCCAATTAAAttatctttatctcaacccatgagttttcctctgttttacCATTCCGATTCTCTCCCTTATCCCACCAGGGTGGAATGAGTGAGCAACTGTTGAGTGCTTAGTTGGTGGCTGAGGTTAAACTGTGACACAAGTTCAACTCtaaatcagcagaaaataaCCTGGCAGCGTTCCCTTCACCTTTAACGAGCTCAATACCATCACTGAGGAGTCAAATAAGCAGCAAAGCCGTTGCTGAGCAGATGCAGAATGAGCAGACCCTGCGGGCAGTGCAGGACCATCCCATACAGCTGCCCGCAGGGTCAGCCACCTGGGATTGATTCCCTTATTGATTCCACCTGTGTGAATCCAGATTAAATCCCTCAGCTGCAGCCCAGTCCAAAATTTCATCCCAGGTATGCTCTGAAGTCAAAAGCAAAACACCTGTTGATTTAGATGGGGCCTTTTGTTCCTTTCCCCTACAACAAATGATACTGACATGTATTTTAACGCCTGTTGTGTCCTAATGCTTTCCAGGATTCTAAAAGGTTTACATGGCAACATCCACTATGGAAATACGCTCATAGTTCACACCTCAGCACGGTTTAAACGCACAGAGGTGAATGGAAACCTGTGTAACAGCTTttattctctctcctctccaggccATACTTTCCTTCTCGCAGGCTTCTTAAACATCCAGGTTTTTCAGATTAAGcattggagaaagaaaaggaagcacagGGGTGTTGAGTATGAGGAAAATACCTTGTGGTGTTTGAGATGGCTTTTGCAGCACCCAGGTATGTCTTGCTACTGTTATTAGATGAGTCACAGGGATTTTAGCAGAATCTTCTTGGCTTACACAGAAGACCTACAACTTGGAGAGCTCAGGAGTTTTTGTACTAGTGCAGAATTCAGGAGTGCTTGTCACAGTACACAACCTTATTTGAAAAGTAATGCTTTTAATTAGAGAAAGATTTAATTTCGACTTCAAATTTGGTGAATGGTTTTAATAAGAGAATAGGAATTACAAGCTGAAGTGTCAAGACCCATTAATTAAACATTTGTATGGGCTTACTTATAATTTAAGCAATTCTGCCACttatttaatcttaaaattCAGAGTAAAAGAGCAGATTCGCCACTGTTTGTTTAGATATGGCTACATTCACTAAGCTCATGCATGCCTTAAGCCTCTGCTTAATCTGTTTTACTACTCAAAATAATTGCAAACAGGGCAATACCTGCCACTGCATCCCTAAACTCTCTTTTAACGAACAATTAATCATAGGAAGAATACACAGAGGCATTTGCAACATTCCTGATTTTTTCAGTGACTAGCTGTACTGAGAATTTGTTGAAGGATCAATGTGTATTTTATAGAAATACAATTAAAGTTGTGAATATAATTCCCCAAAGCCCCAAATTAAGTTCCCCTAATCCATCATCTCCTAGCACTATGGAAATGAATGGAAATTTTGATATTGATTTTGGTGAAAGTAGGCATAGTTTCTTTATGTGCTAGTCCATTTTCTTGTCTGACATTTACAAGGTTCAAATCCAGAGTATCTTTACTGACACAATTTGATTGTCCACATTATCCTCTAAGGCTCTGAGTCTCACTCACCTTTAAATATActctcctgttttgtttttctttaatagtaTCTTAGTCTCATCCTGCCTTCCTGAAGTTAATTAAAACCATTTGGAAATACAGATGTAATGTGAGGAGTGGCGGGAGCAGGCTGCGCTGGTCGGTCTGACAGCTTGACTCAGAGCCAGATGAGGGCAGGGGCTCCACCTGTTCACTAATGAACATTCTTCACCTTAACCCTGGAGTTAAGAATGACAcctattcaggaaaaaaaaagagatattatCCAGCCCGTATTCGTGAATCAAGATTAagaatacattttcaaatacacgtacaaatatgtaaaaataaaagcattattcAGTGTATTCAGCTGATGAGTGGGAGACATCAAATGTGCTGAGTTAGAAGAGgtcttgtgaaaaaaattagTAGTGTGGAAGTTTGTAAAGGCAATCCAGGTAGTTCCTAGTCTGAACTCTTGTGTCATCAAAAGACAGCTACCTTTACACCTCCATTTCTTAAAACATACAGATATATATTCATCTAGGGATGTCTGTGGCTGTTTGTGTACGTACACATACGCATGTGAGGTTTATCCTGTGCATGGCACACA
Coding sequences within:
- the LOC128852749 gene encoding basic proline-rich protein-like encodes the protein MLQTHSSERARGKKNKPPGCVKGPPGAPGPRRAPQRLGRGHRSGSAAPPEPAGDGGGGAAGANTDCSGSFTRHPMQTFDPKRRVSAALRINPTLLKPHRPRSPFLLCRGGDGAASPGGDHGADPPPEAQREVPGPGQPQEHPRHPVPAPHSPPSTGKLRGRREAGAVWENFGRAVAAVPPRAFGRTGAAGFEARRPRADEAGPQPLPWTAPPADPFPRHCGSPGRGDRRIRSSDRARGFSVPSHGLPQRPISKHPTASHGPVAPRPVASHNVPSHSIQWHPVASRGIPSRGILTHGIPQHPVAPRHPVPRSRGISRSRNIPRHPFPRHPPASRPAAPPPAAPPPKTPLSIPSRGTPSRGTPQHPVPRHPLPRHPPASRPAAPPPKKPPSIPSRGTPSQDTPQHPVPRHPRIPQRPVAPRRPPRPHLLPARGRPAVSPPATPERRAPIAADCAPLAARANCSRLPAEPPPRKRSQAPPIFCLLGVTTPAGVSNREKRRPRGRSGAGFQQVEMNMNSSSRRGGGAGGGARRCQPAPSPLPARSQPAPSPLPALCRDCRRLPSPLWQPEVFVKRPLPSRRGHLL